In a genomic window of Pseudomonas mohnii:
- the sigX gene encoding RNA polymerase sigma factor SigX produces MNKAQSLSMRYDPRELSDEELVARSHTELFHVTRAYEELMRRYQRTLFNVCARYLGNDRDADDVCQEVMLKVLYGLKNFEGKSKFKTWLYSITYNECITQYRKERRKRRLMDALSLDPLEEASEEKAPKPEEKGGLDRWLVYVNPIDREILVLRFVAELEFQEIADIMHMGLSATKMRYKRALDKLREKFAGIAET; encoded by the coding sequence TTGAATAAAGCCCAATCGCTATCCATGCGCTACGACCCCCGCGAGCTCTCTGATGAGGAGTTGGTCGCGCGCTCGCACACCGAGCTGTTTCACGTAACGCGCGCCTATGAAGAACTGATGCGGCGTTACCAACGAACATTATTTAACGTCTGCGCACGATATCTCGGGAACGATCGCGACGCAGACGATGTCTGTCAGGAAGTGATGTTGAAGGTGCTGTATGGCTTGAAGAATTTCGAGGGCAAATCGAAGTTCAAGACATGGCTATACAGCATCACTTACAACGAATGCATCACTCAGTATCGGAAGGAACGGCGAAAGCGTCGCTTGATGGACGCCTTGAGTCTCGACCCTCTCGAAGAAGCGTCTGAAGAAAAGGCGCCGAAACCGGAGGAAAAGGGTGGACTCGATCGCTGGCTGGTGTATGTGAACCCGATTGACCGCGAAATTCTGGTGCTACGATTTGTCGCAGAGCTGGAGTTTCAGGAGATCGCAGACATCATGCACATGGGTTTGAGTGCAACAAAAATGCGGTACAAACGCGCTCTAGACAAATTACGTGAGAAATTTGCAGGTATTGCTGAAACTTAG
- a CDS encoding bifunctional protein-serine/threonine kinase/phosphatase produces MSLQLSFAEASAIGPREENQDALRLVTPAPALAASKGYLFAIADGVSQCADGGLAARSTLQALALDYYATPETWGVAQALDRLLLAQNRWLQANGGGQPLLTTVSALVMRGRRFTLAHVGDCRVYRWHDDQLQRISEDHVWDQPGMQHVLKRAMGLDQHLVLDFLDGELRLDESFVLLSDGVWAVLGDTAIAAILRDQPDLHSAAHTLVNAAHLAGSQDNASALLVRVDALGETSIGDALIQLQQWPLPPALKPGQDFEGWQVEGIVGQSQQSLLYRVRDSQRQAWLLKTLPAHLRDDHPAGQALLSEEWFLKRVAGRHFPEVHAASQRQHLYYVMREYSGSTLAQLHERVGPLPLAQWQDLAERLLRAVGMLHRRQILHRDIKPDNLLLGDDGELRLLDFGLAYCPGLSLDEPSVLPGTPSYIAPEAFRGDPPSAQQDLYSVGVTLYVLLTGHFPYGEIEAFQRPRFGVPVNASRYRPDLPEWLMQTLERAVAADPDQRFETAEEWLLLMEQGERRSLSVRPKPLLEREPLKVWRTLALMSLVANLVLLVLALH; encoded by the coding sequence ATGAGCCTGCAACTGAGTTTCGCCGAAGCCAGCGCCATCGGCCCGCGCGAAGAAAACCAGGATGCGTTGCGGCTGGTCACACCGGCCCCGGCGCTGGCGGCGAGCAAGGGTTACCTGTTCGCCATCGCCGACGGTGTCAGCCAGTGCGCCGACGGTGGGCTGGCCGCTCGTTCCACCCTGCAGGCACTGGCACTGGATTACTACGCCACCCCGGAAACCTGGGGCGTCGCCCAGGCACTGGATCGCCTGCTGCTGGCGCAGAACCGCTGGCTGCAGGCCAACGGCGGTGGACAACCCCTGCTGACCACGGTCAGCGCATTGGTCATGCGCGGTCGGCGTTTCACCCTGGCCCATGTGGGCGACTGCCGAGTGTATCGCTGGCATGACGATCAGTTGCAGCGCATCAGCGAGGATCACGTCTGGGACCAACCGGGCATGCAGCATGTGCTCAAACGAGCGATGGGGCTCGATCAGCACCTGGTGCTGGACTTCCTCGACGGCGAATTGCGCCTCGATGAAAGCTTTGTGCTGCTCAGCGACGGGGTCTGGGCGGTCTTGGGTGACACGGCCATTGCCGCGATTCTGCGGGACCAACCGGATCTGCACAGCGCCGCACACACCCTGGTCAATGCCGCGCACCTGGCCGGCAGCCAAGACAATGCCAGCGCCTTGCTGGTCCGGGTCGATGCCCTCGGTGAAACCAGCATCGGCGATGCGTTGATTCAACTGCAGCAATGGCCACTGCCACCGGCACTGAAACCGGGCCAGGATTTCGAGGGCTGGCAAGTCGAAGGGATCGTCGGCCAGAGCCAGCAATCCCTGCTTTATCGCGTGCGTGACAGTCAGCGACAGGCCTGGCTGCTGAAAACCCTGCCCGCTCACCTGCGCGACGATCATCCGGCCGGGCAAGCGTTGTTGTCGGAAGAATGGTTTCTCAAGCGTGTAGCCGGGCGGCATTTCCCTGAAGTCCATGCCGCCAGTCAGCGTCAGCATTTGTACTACGTGATGCGCGAATATTCGGGATCGACCCTGGCGCAGTTGCATGAGCGCGTCGGGCCGTTGCCGCTGGCCCAATGGCAAGACCTGGCTGAACGCCTGTTGCGGGCGGTGGGCATGCTGCATCGGCGGCAGATTCTGCACCGCGATATCAAACCGGATAACCTGCTGCTGGGTGACGACGGCGAGTTGCGGCTGCTCGATTTCGGGCTCGCCTATTGCCCTGGCCTGTCCCTCGACGAGCCCTCTGTCCTGCCCGGAACCCCCAGCTACATTGCGCCGGAAGCGTTTCGCGGCGACCCGCCGAGCGCGCAACAGGATTTGTACTCGGTCGGCGTGACCCTGTATGTCCTGCTCACCGGGCATTTTCCCTACGGCGAAATCGAAGCGTTCCAACGCCCACGGTTCGGCGTTCCGGTGAATGCCAGCCGCTATCGCCCCGACCTCCCGGAATGGCTGATGCAAACCCTGGAACGCGCGGTAGCGGCGGATCCGGATCAACGCTTTGAAACGGCGGAAGAGTGGTTATTGCTGATGGAACAGGGCGAGCGACGCAGTTTGAGCGTGCGCCCCAAACCGTTACTGGAGCGCGAGCCGTTGAAGGTGTGGCGGACCCTGGCGCTGATGTCGCTGGTGGCGAATCTGGTGCTGCTGGTGTTGGCGCTCCATTAG
- the rraA gene encoding ribonuclease E activity regulator RraA: MNHYLTPDLCDAYPELVQVLEPMFSNFGGRDSFGGEIVTIKCFEDNSLVKEQAELKGDGKVLVVDGGGSLRRALLGDMIAEKAAKNGWEGLVIYGCIRDVDVIAQTDLGVQALASHPMKTDKRGIGDLNVAVTFAGVTFHPGHYIYADNNGVIISPSPLAMPE; the protein is encoded by the coding sequence ATGAACCATTACCTAACGCCTGACCTGTGCGACGCCTATCCGGAGCTGGTGCAGGTGCTGGAACCGATGTTCAGCAATTTTGGCGGCCGTGATTCCTTTGGCGGCGAAATCGTGACCATCAAATGCTTCGAAGACAACTCGCTGGTCAAGGAGCAAGCCGAGCTCAAGGGAGATGGCAAGGTACTGGTGGTCGATGGTGGCGGCTCCCTGCGCCGCGCGCTGCTGGGCGACATGATCGCCGAGAAGGCCGCGAAAAACGGCTGGGAAGGGCTGGTGATCTACGGTTGCATCCGTGACGTTGACGTCATCGCGCAAACCGATCTGGGTGTTCAGGCCCTGGCCAGCCACCCGATGAAAACCGACAAGCGCGGTATCGGTGATCTGAACGTGGCCGTAACCTTTGCGGGCGTGACCTTCCATCCGGGCCATTACATCTATGCGGACAATAACGGCGTGATCATCTCGCCAAGCCCGCTTGCAATGCCCGAGTAA
- a CDS encoding zinc transporter ZntB, whose protein sequence is MFEEENAQWGLVHALVLDGKGGARSIARTELDELQLQAHESLWLHWDRSHPQTQTWLRKSSGLSEFSCDLLLEENTRPRLLQLSDSELLLFLRGVNLNPGAEPEDMVSVRIFGSAQRVISLRLRPLRATEELLEQLAEGKGPKTASELILCMAQYLTNKLQDLVSDLSEVVDEEEEKLDADERYTPEHGAVLQIRRRAAALKRFLAPQRDIFGQLTRIKLPWFVDDDADYWNELNNSLTRYLEELELTRERVGLVLETEDRRLSVRMNRTMYRFGIITGIFLPMSFLTGLLGINVGGIPFSASPYGFLIACLMMVSVALGQWWLFRRLRWV, encoded by the coding sequence ATGTTCGAGGAAGAAAACGCGCAATGGGGGCTGGTACATGCCCTGGTGCTGGATGGTAAAGGCGGCGCGCGTTCAATAGCCCGGACTGAACTCGATGAATTGCAGCTCCAGGCCCATGAAAGCCTGTGGCTGCACTGGGATCGCAGTCATCCGCAAACCCAGACCTGGCTGCGCAAATCCAGTGGTCTGAGCGAATTCAGCTGTGATCTGTTGCTGGAAGAAAACACCCGACCGCGTCTTTTACAGCTTTCGGACAGCGAACTGCTGCTATTTTTGCGTGGGGTCAATCTGAATCCGGGGGCCGAGCCTGAAGACATGGTCTCGGTGCGAATCTTCGGTTCTGCCCAGCGTGTCATCTCCCTGCGTTTGCGCCCGTTGCGCGCCACGGAGGAACTGCTGGAGCAACTGGCAGAGGGCAAGGGACCGAAAACAGCTTCCGAACTCATCCTGTGCATGGCGCAGTACCTGACCAACAAGTTGCAGGATCTGGTCAGCGACCTCTCGGAAGTGGTCGATGAGGAAGAAGAAAAGCTGGATGCCGACGAACGGTATACACCGGAACACGGAGCTGTTTTGCAGATCCGTCGCCGGGCGGCGGCGTTGAAGCGGTTTCTCGCTCCGCAGCGGGATATTTTTGGTCAGCTGACGCGGATCAAACTGCCCTGGTTCGTTGACGACGATGCTGATTACTGGAACGAATTGAACAACAGTCTGACCCGCTATCTTGAAGAGCTGGAGTTGACCCGGGAGCGGGTAGGGCTGGTCCTTGAGACCGAAGACCGACGATTGAGCGTGCGCATGAACCGCACGATGTACCGCTTCGGAATCATCACCGGGATTTTTTTGCCGATGAGTTTTTTGACCGGTCTGTTGGGGATCAACGTCGGTGGAATTCCATTCTCTGCGAGCCCTTATGGCTTCCTGATTGCCTGCCTGATGATGGTCTCGGTGGCATTGGGGCAGTGGTGGTTATTCCGACGTTTGCGCTGGGTTTGA
- the cobA gene encoding uroporphyrinogen-III C-methyltransferase produces MNAKVWLVGAGPGDPELLTLKAVRALREADVVLIDDLVNDVVLEHCVGARIIPVGKRGGCRSTPQAFIHRLMLRYARQGKCVVRLKGGDPCIFGRGGEEAAWLRERGVEVELVNGITAGLAGATQCAIPLTLRGVARGVTLVTAHTQDGSRLNWQALAQSGTTLVIYMGVAKLGEIREQLLAGGMATDTPVAMIENASLPHQRECRSDLAAMEEDAGAFQLKSPAILVIGTVAACAMSSQWERGLPAMVADQNA; encoded by the coding sequence ATGAACGCAAAAGTCTGGCTGGTAGGCGCGGGACCTGGCGATCCGGAATTGCTGACCCTCAAGGCCGTTCGGGCATTGAGAGAGGCCGATGTCGTGCTGATCGATGACCTGGTGAATGACGTAGTACTGGAGCATTGCGTCGGCGCGCGCATCATCCCCGTGGGCAAACGCGGCGGATGTCGCTCTACCCCGCAGGCGTTCATTCACCGACTGATGCTGCGTTACGCGCGCCAAGGCAAATGCGTGGTGCGGCTCAAGGGCGGCGATCCCTGCATTTTCGGGCGTGGCGGCGAAGAGGCGGCGTGGTTACGTGAACGTGGGGTGGAGGTCGAATTGGTCAATGGCATCACGGCCGGACTCGCGGGCGCGACACAATGCGCTATTCCGCTGACCCTGCGCGGTGTCGCGCGCGGCGTGACGCTGGTCACTGCCCATACCCAGGACGGCAGTCGTCTGAACTGGCAGGCACTGGCCCAAAGCGGAACAACCCTGGTGATCTACATGGGGGTGGCCAAGCTCGGCGAAATCCGCGAACAGTTGCTGGCCGGTGGAATGGCGACGGATACGCCAGTGGCGATGATTGAAAACGCGTCCCTGCCCCACCAACGGGAATGCCGGAGTGACCTGGCGGCGATGGAGGAAGATGCCGGCGCCTTCCAGCTAAAGAGCCCGGCCATTCTGGTCATCGGCACAGTGGCGGCCTGCGCAATGTCTTCTCAGTGGGAACGCGGCCTGCCCGCGATGGTGGCCGATCAAAACGCCTGA
- a CDS encoding mechanosensitive ion channel family protein, whose protein sequence is MELDLWTQSLVTAMTALWTKVANFIPNLFGALVVLLLGFVVAKLLDTLLSKLLAKLGLDRLMGGTGLTKLLSRAGLQVPISTLIGKIVYWFVLLIFLVSAAESLGLERVSATLDMLALYLPKVFGAALVLLVGVLLAQLANGLVRGAAEGVGLDYASGLGRIAQGLVIIISISVAISQLEVKTDLLNHVIVIVLITVGLAVALAMGLGSREIAGQILAGIYVRELYQVGQQVRVGEVEGQIEEIGTVKTTLLTDEGELVSLSNRILLEQHVSSR, encoded by the coding sequence ATGGAACTTGATCTCTGGACTCAGAGCCTCGTCACTGCAATGACTGCGTTATGGACCAAGGTTGCCAACTTCATTCCGAACCTGTTCGGCGCACTGGTTGTGCTGCTGTTGGGTTTTGTCGTGGCCAAATTGCTGGACACGCTGCTCTCCAAATTGCTGGCCAAACTGGGCCTCGATCGCCTGATGGGCGGCACCGGGTTGACCAAGTTGCTGTCTCGCGCAGGCCTTCAAGTACCGATTTCGACGCTGATCGGCAAGATCGTCTATTGGTTCGTTTTGCTGATTTTTCTGGTTTCTGCGGCAGAATCCCTTGGACTTGAACGAGTTTCGGCTACGCTGGACATGCTCGCGTTGTATCTGCCGAAGGTCTTTGGCGCAGCGCTGGTGTTGCTGGTGGGGGTCTTGCTGGCGCAACTGGCCAACGGGCTGGTGCGCGGCGCGGCAGAAGGCGTGGGCCTGGACTACGCTTCCGGCCTTGGGCGAATTGCCCAAGGACTGGTCATCATCATCAGTATTTCGGTCGCGATCAGCCAGTTGGAGGTCAAGACTGACCTGCTCAACCATGTGATTGTGATTGTGTTGATTACCGTTGGTCTGGCGGTTGCGCTGGCCATGGGATTGGGAAGCCGGGAAATTGCCGGCCAGATTCTTGCGGGAATCTATGTGCGTGAGTTGTACCAGGTTGGGCAACAAGTGCGTGTTGGCGAGGTCGAAGGCCAGATCGAAGAGATCGGCACGGTTAAAACCACATTGCTGACCGATGAGGGTGAGCTAGTCTCTCTTTCCAATCGGATCCTTCTCGAGCAGCATGTGAGTAGCCGCTAA
- a CDS encoding nitrate reductase: MNRQITASTCCYCGVGCGVLIEHDGERILGVSGDPAHPANFGKLCSKGSTLHLTGDLSARALYPALRLGKSLARSRTDWDTALDHAASVFARTIAEHGPDSVAFYISGQLLTEDYYAFNKLARALVGTNNIDSNSRLCMSSAVVGYKRSLGADAPPCSYEDLESSDCVMIVGSNMAYAHPVLFRRLEEAKSSRPQMKVIVIDPRRTDTCDLADLHLAILPGTDVALFHGILHLLLWENRVDHDFIKAHTQGLTELKHLVHDYTPSMVAQLCGISVEQLRQCAEWVGTSERFLSLWCMGLNQSTAGSAKNSALINLHLATGQIGRPGAGPFSLTGQPNAMGGRETGSLSNLLPGHREAANAEHRAEVAAYWGVEQLPTNTGLSAIELFEQVRSGKIKALWIACTNPAQSMPDQNAVRAALQTCPFVVLQEAFRTTETAAFADLLLPAASWGEKDGLVTNSERRISHVRQAIVAPGEARPDWAITVDFAQRLEKYLRPGQPSLFAFETPAQLFDEYKQLTRGRDLDLSGISHGLIDRIGPQQWPFPANASEGTARLYGDGVFPTANGRAQFIADPFRAAKEQRDAHFPLTLITGRLRDQWHGMSRTGTAAQLFGHVGEAVLSLHPQELDQHDLKPGDLVSLKSRRGEVIVPVSSDDNVRPGQAFLPMHWGDRFLKGGVNSLTLPAFDPLSKQPELKHSGVRLEPVQLPWRLFALIEGDVQQHFETLRPLCEAFSYASLSLTGRERPALLIRAASATAPDPQWLRDIDQHLGLQEGPVLAYDDPQRSIGKRVRIDHGRITAIRLAGETLAQHWLLNLWREGRADEQLRRWLLAPLSAPPGQAGASAAGDKTLCNCKNVSQSAVCAGIARGLDLQGLKQELGCGTQCGSCVPEIKRLLVATTRPVAVTS; this comes from the coding sequence ATGAACCGCCAGATCACTGCGTCCACCTGTTGTTACTGCGGGGTCGGCTGCGGCGTGCTGATCGAGCACGACGGCGAGCGCATCCTCGGCGTCAGCGGCGATCCAGCCCACCCGGCCAACTTCGGCAAACTGTGCAGCAAGGGCTCGACCCTGCATTTGACCGGTGACCTGAGCGCGCGAGCGCTGTATCCCGCATTGCGCCTGGGCAAAAGCCTGGCCCGCAGTCGTACCGATTGGGACACCGCCCTCGATCACGCCGCCAGCGTGTTTGCCCGCACCATCGCCGAACATGGCCCGGACAGTGTCGCGTTCTACATTTCCGGGCAATTGCTGACCGAGGACTACTACGCCTTCAACAAACTGGCGCGAGCGTTGGTGGGCACCAACAACATCGACAGCAACTCACGGCTGTGCATGTCTTCAGCGGTGGTGGGCTACAAACGCAGCCTCGGCGCCGACGCACCGCCCTGCAGCTACGAAGACCTGGAATCCAGCGATTGCGTGATGATCGTCGGCAGCAACATGGCCTACGCCCATCCGGTGCTGTTTCGTCGCCTGGAGGAGGCCAAATCTAGCCGCCCGCAGATGAAAGTCATCGTCATCGACCCGCGCCGCACCGATACCTGTGATTTGGCTGACCTGCATCTGGCGATTCTGCCGGGAACCGATGTCGCTTTGTTCCATGGGATTTTGCACTTGCTGCTGTGGGAAAACCGAGTCGACCACGACTTCATCAAGGCGCACACCCAAGGTCTGACGGAACTCAAGCATCTGGTGCACGACTACACGCCTTCGATGGTTGCGCAGCTGTGTGGGATCAGCGTCGAACAGCTGCGCCAGTGCGCCGAATGGGTCGGTACCTCTGAGCGTTTTCTGTCCCTGTGGTGCATGGGGTTGAATCAGTCGACCGCTGGCAGCGCCAAAAACAGCGCGCTGATCAATCTGCATCTGGCCACCGGACAAATTGGCCGTCCCGGCGCAGGACCTTTCTCCCTGACCGGTCAGCCCAATGCCATGGGCGGTCGGGAAACCGGCAGTCTGTCGAACCTGTTGCCCGGGCATCGTGAAGCCGCCAATGCCGAACACCGCGCTGAAGTGGCCGCCTACTGGGGTGTCGAACAGCTCCCGACCAACACCGGGCTGAGCGCCATCGAACTGTTCGAGCAGGTGCGCAGCGGCAAGATCAAGGCGCTGTGGATCGCCTGCACCAACCCGGCGCAATCGATGCCGGACCAGAACGCCGTGCGCGCTGCTTTGCAAACCTGTCCGTTCGTCGTGTTGCAGGAAGCGTTTCGCACCACCGAAACTGCCGCATTCGCCGACCTGTTACTACCCGCAGCCAGTTGGGGCGAAAAAGACGGCCTGGTGACCAACTCCGAACGACGCATTTCCCACGTCCGCCAGGCCATCGTCGCACCCGGTGAAGCGCGGCCCGATTGGGCGATCACCGTAGATTTCGCACAACGACTGGAAAAATATCTACGCCCCGGACAACCCAGCCTGTTTGCCTTTGAAACGCCGGCGCAGCTCTTTGATGAATACAAGCAACTGACCCGCGGTCGAGATCTGGACTTGTCCGGCATCAGCCATGGCCTGATCGATCGAATCGGCCCGCAGCAATGGCCCTTCCCCGCGAATGCCAGCGAAGGCACCGCTCGCCTGTACGGCGACGGCGTCTTCCCGACCGCCAACGGTCGCGCACAATTCATCGCTGATCCTTTCCGCGCCGCCAAGGAGCAACGCGATGCACACTTCCCGCTGACCCTGATCACGGGTCGCTTGCGTGATCAATGGCATGGCATGAGTCGCACCGGCACCGCTGCGCAACTGTTCGGCCACGTGGGCGAAGCGGTCTTGAGCCTGCATCCGCAAGAGCTGGACCAACATGACCTGAAACCAGGCGACCTTGTCAGCCTGAAAAGCCGGCGCGGCGAGGTGATTGTGCCGGTCAGCAGCGACGACAACGTACGTCCTGGCCAGGCGTTTTTGCCCATGCATTGGGGCGATCGCTTTCTCAAGGGCGGCGTGAACAGCCTCACCCTCCCCGCCTTTGATCCGCTGTCGAAGCAACCCGAACTCAAGCACAGTGGCGTGCGCCTGGAGCCGGTTCAGTTGCCCTGGAGACTGTTCGCACTGATCGAGGGCGATGTACAACAGCATTTTGAGACCCTACGCCCCCTCTGTGAGGCGTTTTCCTACGCAAGCCTCAGCCTCACAGGCCGTGAACGCCCAGCGTTGCTTATACGCGCTGCCAGCGCCACAGCACCGGACCCGCAATGGCTCCGGGATATCGACCAACACCTGGGACTGCAGGAAGGTCCGGTGTTGGCCTACGACGACCCGCAGCGCTCCATCGGCAAACGGGTCCGTATCGACCACGGCCGAATTACCGCCATTCGCCTGGCTGGGGAAACCCTCGCCCAACACTGGCTGCTGAATCTTTGGCGGGAAGGTCGTGCCGACGAACAACTTCGGCGCTGGTTGCTGGCGCCGCTCAGCGCGCCACCAGGTCAGGCAGGCGCGTCGGCGGCCGGTGACAAAACCCTGTGCAATTGCAAGAACGTCAGCCAAAGCGCGGTTTGCGCCGGTATCGCCCGGGGATTGGACTTGCAGGGTCTGAAACAAGAATTGGGCTGCGGTACGCAATGCGGCTCGTGCGTCCCGGAAATCAAGCGTTTGCTGGTCGCCACCACGCGACCGGTCGCGGTCACCTCGTGA
- a CDS encoding nitrate/nitrite transporter, translating into MNSSFWKSGHTPTLFAAFLYFDLSFMVWYLLGPLAVQIAADLHLTTQQRGLVVATPILAGAVLRFMMGMLADRLSPKTAGLIGQVIVICALFGAWKLGIHSYEQALVLGLFLGMAGASFAVALPLASQWYPPQHQGKAMGIAGAGNSGTVFAALIAPVLAAAYGWSNVFGFALIPLILSLIVFAWLAKNAPERPKAKSTADYFKALGDRDSWWFMFFYSVTFGGFIGLASALPGYFNDQYSLSPVTAGYYTAACVFGGSLMRPLGGALADRFGGIRTLLAMYTVAAICIAAVGFNLPSSYAALALFVCTMLGLGAGNGAVFQLVPQRFRREIGVMTGLIGMAGGIGGFALAAGMGAIKQSTGSYQMALWLFASLGVLAWFGLHGVKRRWRTTWGSAAVTAARV; encoded by the coding sequence ATGAATTCAAGCTTCTGGAAATCCGGCCATACCCCGACCCTGTTCGCGGCCTTCCTCTATTTCGATCTGAGCTTCATGGTCTGGTACCTGCTTGGCCCACTGGCCGTGCAAATCGCCGCCGACCTGCACCTGACCACACAACAGCGGGGGCTGGTGGTGGCCACGCCTATTCTGGCCGGCGCGGTACTGCGGTTCATGATGGGCATGCTGGCTGATCGCCTGTCGCCGAAAACCGCTGGCCTGATTGGCCAGGTGATCGTTATCTGTGCGCTGTTCGGTGCCTGGAAGCTGGGCATCCACAGCTACGAGCAGGCCCTGGTCCTGGGCTTGTTCCTCGGTATGGCCGGTGCGTCGTTCGCCGTGGCCCTGCCTCTGGCGTCGCAATGGTATCCGCCGCAGCATCAGGGCAAGGCCATGGGGATCGCCGGCGCCGGTAACTCGGGCACGGTGTTCGCCGCGCTGATTGCGCCGGTTCTGGCGGCTGCGTATGGCTGGAGCAACGTGTTCGGCTTTGCCCTCATACCACTGATCCTGTCGTTGATCGTTTTCGCCTGGCTGGCCAAAAACGCGCCTGAACGGCCGAAAGCCAAGTCGACGGCCGACTACTTCAAGGCCTTGGGCGATCGCGACAGCTGGTGGTTCATGTTTTTCTACAGCGTGACCTTCGGTGGCTTCATTGGCCTGGCCAGCGCCCTGCCCGGCTATTTCAACGATCAATACAGCCTGAGCCCGGTGACGGCCGGCTACTACACCGCCGCCTGCGTGTTCGGCGGCAGCCTGATGCGCCCCTTGGGCGGTGCCCTGGCGGACCGTTTCGGCGGCATCCGCACCCTGCTGGCGATGTACACCGTGGCCGCGATCTGCATTGCTGCCGTCGGATTCAACCTGCCGAGTTCCTACGCTGCGCTGGCACTTTTCGTCTGCACCATGCTCGGCCTTGGTGCGGGCAATGGCGCCGTGTTCCAGTTGGTGCCGCAGCGTTTTCGTCGCGAAATCGGCGTGATGACCGGCCTGATCGGCATGGCCGGCGGCATCGGCGGTTTTGCCCTGGCGGCGGGCATGGGTGCGATCAAGCAAAGCACCGGCAGCTACCAAATGGCACTGTGGTTGTTCGCCAGCCTCGGCGTCCTCGCCTGGTTCGGCCTGCACGGGGTGAAACGTCGCTGGAGAACCACCTGGGGTTCGGCTGCCGTGACCGCTGCACGGGTCTGA
- a CDS encoding OmpA family protein yields the protein MKLKNTLGLAIGTLIAATSFGALAQGQGAVEGELNYGKKYNDSVNNVEDGYTPGASIGYFLTDDVSLNATYNADDYTRSNNGTGSQKIKGDQFGLNAQYHFNNAGDALRPYVQGGVKHGSMTNVAADGHTGRDQSTFLTAGAGVKYYFLENFFARAGVEADYKLDNGKWDYIPSVGLGVNFGGGSKPAAAPVPAPAEVCSDSDNDGVCDNVDKCPDTPANVTVDADGCPAVAEVVRVELDVKFDFDKSVVKPNSYGDIKNLADFMKQYPSTTTTVEGHTDNVGPDAYNQKLSERRANAVKQVLTNQYGVQPSRVQSVGYGESRPVADNKTEAGRAVNRRVEAQVEAQAK from the coding sequence ATGAAACTGAAAAACACCTTGGGCTTGGCCATTGGTACTCTTATTGCCGCCACTTCGTTCGGCGCTCTGGCACAAGGCCAAGGCGCAGTTGAAGGCGAGCTCAACTACGGGAAAAAGTACAACGACAGCGTTAACAACGTTGAAGATGGCTACACTCCTGGCGCTTCCATCGGTTACTTCTTGACCGACGACGTGTCGTTGAACGCGACCTACAACGCAGATGACTACACCCGTTCGAACAACGGCACTGGCAGTCAGAAAATCAAAGGCGACCAGTTCGGTCTGAACGCTCAGTACCACTTCAACAACGCTGGCGACGCACTGCGTCCTTACGTTCAAGGTGGTGTTAAGCACGGCAGCATGACCAACGTAGCCGCTGACGGCCACACCGGTCGTGACCAGTCGACTTTCCTGACTGCAGGCGCTGGCGTTAAGTACTACTTCCTCGAGAACTTCTTCGCCCGTGCTGGCGTAGAAGCTGACTACAAGCTGGACAACGGCAAGTGGGACTACATCCCGTCCGTAGGTCTGGGTGTGAACTTCGGTGGCGGCTCCAAGCCTGCTGCTGCTCCAGTTCCAGCACCAGCTGAAGTCTGCTCCGACAGCGACAACGATGGCGTATGCGACAACGTTGACAAGTGCCCTGACACCCCAGCCAACGTAACCGTTGACGCTGATGGCTGCCCAGCAGTTGCTGAAGTGGTTCGTGTTGAGCTGGACGTGAAATTCGACTTCGACAAGTCGGTAGTCAAGCCTAACAGCTACGGCGACATCAAAAACCTGGCTGACTTCATGAAGCAGTACCCATCCACCACCACTACTGTTGAAGGTCACACTGACAACGTCGGTCCTGACGCTTACAACCAGAAACTGTCCGAGCGTCGTGCAAACGCCGTTAAGCAAGTTCTGACCAACCAGTACGGTGTTCAACCGTCCCGCGTTCAGTCTGTTGGCTACGGCGAATCCCGCCCAGTTGCTGACAACAAAACTGAAGCTGGCCGTGCAGTTAACCGTCGCGTAGAAGCGCAGGTTGAAGCTCAAGCTAAGTAA